The Zalophus californianus isolate mZalCal1 chromosome 7, mZalCal1.pri.v2, whole genome shotgun sequence genome includes a region encoding these proteins:
- the LOC113927976 gene encoding LOW QUALITY PROTEIN: HLA class II histocompatibility antigen, DP alpha 1 chain (The sequence of the model RefSeq protein was modified relative to this genomic sequence to represent the inferred CDS: deleted 2 bases in 1 codon), protein MHLEDIRSRTQVMILGAIALAALLSPHGTGAVRVGHVSMYAEFVQTHRPSGEYIFEFDEDEQFYVDLDKKETLWHLPEFIHAFDYDAWRGIADIVVAKKNLNTLIQRSNHTRATNEPPEVTVFPKEPVELGQPNTLICHVDKFFPPVLNVTWLRNGQMVTEGIAETIFLPSTEFRFHKFHYLTFLPMAEGVYNCKVEHWGLDQPLLQHWEAQEPIQVPETKDGVVCVLGLVAGVVGIITGIIVLKTRRPNHAWVQGLLSHPRAGTRDMVQKRRQPGDNTL, encoded by the exons ATGCACCTGGAGGACATAAGGAGCcggactcaagtcatgatcctgggagcCATCGCCCTGGCTGCCCTGCTGAGCCCCCATGGAACTGGGGCCGTGAGGG TGGGCCACGTGTCAATGTATGCCGAGTTTGTCCAGACACACAGACCCTCTGGGGAGTACATATTTGAGTTTGATGAGGATGAGCAGTTCTATGTGGACCTGGATAAGAAGGAGACTCTCTGGCATCTGCCAGAGTTTATTCATGCCTTTGACTATGATGCTTGGAGGGGTATTGCTGACATCGTCGTGGCAAAGAAGAACCTGAATACCCTGATCCAACGGTCGAACCACACCAGGGCCACAAATG AGCCACCTGAGGTGACTGTGTTTCCCAAGGAGCCTGTGGAGCTGGGACAGCCCAACACCCTCATCTGTCATGTGGACAAGTTCTTCCCACCTGTGCTCAATGTCACATGGCTGCGCAATGGGCAGATGGTCACCGAAGGTATAGCTGAGACCATCTTCCTGCCCAGCACAGAATTCAGATTCCACAAGTTCCACTACCTAACCTTCCTTCCCATGGCTGAAGGCGTCTATAACTGCAAGGTGGAGCACTGGGGCCTGGACCAGCCGCTCCTTCAGCACTGGG AGGCCCAGGAGCCAATCCAGGTGCCTGAGACGAAGGACGGTGTGGTCTGTGTCCTGGGCCTGGTGGCAGGTGTGGTGGGCATCATCACTGGCATCATTGTCCTGAAGACCAGGCGGCCCAAC CATGCCTGGGTGCAGGGGCTCCTGAGTCATCCCAGAGCTGGTACCAGGGACATGGTACAAAAGAGGAGGCAGCCCG